A single window of Colletotrichum higginsianum IMI 349063 chromosome 8, whole genome shotgun sequence DNA harbors:
- a CDS encoding Mannitol 2-dehydrogenase, whose amino-acid sequence MPHSTESLKLSSNNLSVIASQDGDRIVRTPTYSRGDAVKEGIVHVGVGGFHRAHLAVYVDQLMQKHGQRDWAICGVGLRPNDAAMRDVLAAQDHLYTVIERSAKGSAAAVVGSINSFLYAPDDREAVIAKMAHPDTHIVSLTITESGYYYNENTHELQADHPDIRHDLENPDAPVSTFGFLYAAMARRHAQGLRPFTVMSCDNMQKNGSITRHMLESFARLRDPAVARWIADEGAFPNAMVDRITPSTSPKDIASLADAFGIEDAWPVVTEPFMQWVIEDKFADGRPPFEKVGVQVVEGVHEVEQFEKHKLRLLNASHSAMAYPGQLAGFKYVHEVMEHPVYREFVWQMMQQEVKPLLPDIAGVDIDQYCHTLMERFSNPTIMDGIPRVALGASGKIPQFIMPSIAEQIWATGPFRRLCFVAGAWFLYLRGVDDEGNAFEVDDPMREQLQALAAAGGNDPRQLLSVKVLFGDDLRADERFINEVANAMELISKDGVMATLPKYVD is encoded by the coding sequence ATGCCTCACAGCACAGAGTCCCTCAAGCTCAGCAGCAACAACTTGTCCGTCATCGCCTCGCAGGATGGCGACCGCATCGTGAGGACGCCGACCTACAGCCgcggcgatgccgtcaaggagggcatcgtccacgtcggcgtcggcggcttcCACCGCGCCCACCTCGCCGTCTACGTCGACCAGCTGATGCAGAAGCACGGCCAGCGCGACTGGGCCATctgcggcgtcggcctccGCCCCAACGACGCCGCCATGcgcgacgtcctcgccgcccaggacCACCTCTACACCGTCATCGAGCGCTCCGCCAAgggcagcgccgccgccgtcgtcggcagcatCAACTCCTTCCTCTACGCCCCCGACGACCGCGAGGCCGTCATCGCCAAGATGGCCCACCCGGACACCCACATCGTCTCCCTGACCATCACCGAGAGCGGCTACTACTACAACGAGAACACCCACGAGCTGCAGGCCGACCACCCGGACATCCGCCACGACCTCGAGAACCCCGACGCCCCCGTCAGCACCTTTGGCTTCCTCTACGCCGCCATGGCGAGGCGCCACGCCCAGGGTCTCAGGCCCTTCACCGTCATGTCCTGCGACAACATGCAGAAGAACGGCTCCATCACCCGCCACATGCTCGAGTCCTTCGCCCGCCTCCgcgacccggccgtcgccCGCTGgatcgccgacgagggcgcctTCCCCAACGCCATGGTCGACCGCATCACCCCGAGCACCTCGCCCAAGGACATCGCGTCGCTGGCCGACGCCTTCGGCATCGAGGACGCCTGgcccgtcgtcaccgagCCCTTCATGCAGTGGGTCATCGAGGACAAgttcgccgacggccgcccgCCCTTCGAGAAGGTCGgcgtccaggtcgtcgagggcgtccaCGAGGTCGAGCAGTTCGAGAAGCACAAGCTCCGCCTGCTCAACGCCAGCCACTCCGCCATGGCCTACCCGGGCCAGCTCGCCGGCTTCAAGTACGTCCACGAGGTCATGGAGCATCCCGTCTACCGCGAGTTCGTCTGGCAGATGATGCAGCAGGAGGTGAAGCCCCTGCTGCCCgacatcgccggcgtcgacattGACCAGTACTGCCACACCCTCATGGAGCGCTTCTCCAACCCGACCATCATGGACGGCATCCcccgcgtcgccctcggcgcctccGGCAAGATCCCGCAGTTCATCATGCCCTCCATCGCCGAGCAGATCTGGGCCACGGGGCCCTTCCGCCGCCTGTgcttcgtcgccggcgcctggTTCCTCTAcctccgcggcgtcgacgacgagggcaacgccttcgaggtcgacgacccCATGCGCGAGCAGCtgcaggccctcgccgcggccggcggcaacgaccCGCGTCAGCTGCTCAGCGTCAAGGTGCTCTTCGGCGACGACCTGCGCGCCGACGAGCGCTTCATCAACGAGGTCGCCAACGCCATGGAGCTCATCTCCAAGGACGGCGTCATGGCCACCCTGCCCAAGTACGTCGACTAG